A genomic window from Camelina sativa cultivar DH55 chromosome 2, Cs, whole genome shotgun sequence includes:
- the LOC104722834 gene encoding tocopherol O-methyltransferase, chloroplastic-like codes for MKATLAPSSLTFTSLPYSSSFHSSSSSLLFRCPSSSASMTTTTRGNVAVAAAATSTEALRKGIAEFYNETSGLWEEIWGDHMHHGFYDPDSSVQLSDSGHREAQIRMIEESLRFSGVTTDEEEEKKIKKIVDVGCGIGGSSRYLASKFGAESIGITLSPVQAKRANDLAAAQSLAHKVSFQVADALEQPFEDGKFDLVWSMESGEHMPDKAKFVNELVRVVAPGGRIIIVTWCHRNLSEGEKALQPWEQNLLDRICKTFYLPAWCSTDDYVHLLQSHSLQDIKCADWSENVAPFWPAVIRTALTWKGLVSLLRSGMKSIKGALTMPLMIEGYKKGVIKFGIITCRKPL; via the exons atgaaagcGACTCTCGCACCCTCTTCTCTCACATTCACAAGCCTCCCTTACTCATCCTCTTTCCACTCATCATCGTCATCGCTTCTCTTTCGGTGTCCATCATCCTCAGCCTCTATGACGACAACAACCCGTGGGAACGTGGCTGTGGCCGCTGCTGCTACCTCCACTGAGGCGCTACGTAAAGGAATAGCGGAGTTCTACAACGAAACGTCGGGTTTGTGGGAAGAGATTTGGGGAGATCACATGCATCATGGCTTTTACGACCCTGATTCTTCCGTGCAACTCTCTGATTCTGGTCACCGAGAAGCTCAGATCCGAATGATTGAAGAGTCTCTCCGTTTCTCTGGTGTTACTACTG atgaagaggaggagaaaaagataaagaaaatagtGGATGTTGGATGTGGGATCGGAGGAAGCTCAAGGTATCTTGCCTCTAAGTTTGGAGCCGAGAGCATTGGCATTACTCTCAGCCCTGTTCAGGCCAAAAGAGCCAATGATCTCGCAGCTGCTCAATCACTCGCTCATAAg gtttccTTCCAAGTTGCGGATGCGTTGGAACAGCCATTTGAAGACGGAAAATTCGATCTGGTATGGTCGATGGAGAGCGGTGAGCATATGCCTGACAAGGCTAAGTTTGTGAACGAGTTGGTACGTGTAGTGGCTCCTGGAGGAAGAATAATAATAGTGACATGGTGCCACAGAAACCTATCCGAGGGGGAGAAAGCTTTGCAGCCATGGGAGCAAAACCTCTTGGACAGAATCTGCAAGACATTCTATCTCCCGGCTTGGTGCTCCACCGATGATTACGTCCACTTGCTTCAATCCCATTCTCTCCAg GATATTAAGTGTGCAGATTGGTCAGAGAATGTAGCTCCTTTCTGGCCGGCTGTTATACGAACAGCGTTGACGTGGAAGGGCCTTGTGTCTCTGCTTCGTAGTGGAATGAAGAGTATAAAAGGAGCGTTGACAATGCCACTCATGATCGAAGGTTACAAGAAAGGTGTCATTAAGTTTGGCATCATCACTTGCAGGAAGCCCCTCTAA
- the LOC104751116 gene encoding uncharacterized protein LOC104751116, which yields AYASRLVTALNPWIPDVVLALGPCFINNNLEEESSYTSSFNHIKLCFPSWLFTCAKIELLEINKEDETSESHLQFPAFKRMRNTIVSLVKGNSKVVDGIGYFLLMCSAVSIEKKDYSTALGLLNFVCVKLVSREDREWRELDTMLVLLPRIYPIIEREIGEESDEDVVKKLEAARDLLQPVWMYHVYETRRFRMMEEEEEEE from the coding sequence GCTTATGCATCAAGACTTGTGACAGCTTTAAACCCTTGGATACCAGATGTGGTTCTTGCACTAGGACCTTGTTTCATCAACAACAACTTggaagaagaaagctcataCACCAGCTCGTTCAACCACATTAAGCTCTGCTTTCCGTCATGGCTTTTTACATGTGCGAAGATCGAACTACTTGAAATCAACAAAGAAGATGAGACCTCGGAATCCCATCTACAATTCCCGGCATTCAAAAGAATGAGAAACACCATAGTTTCGTTGGTGAAAGGTAACTCTAAGGTGGTCGATGGGAttggttattttcttttgatgtgTTCTGCAGTGAGTATAGAGAAGAAGGATTACAGTACAGCTCTAGGATTGTTGAACTTTGTATGTGTGAAATTGGTTAGTAGAGAAGATAGAGAGTGGAGAGAGCTGGACACAATGTTGGTGTTACTTCCAAGAATCTACCCGATCATAGAGCGAGAGATTGGTGaagaaagtgatgaagatgTAGTGAAGAAACTGGAGGCCGCAAGAGATTTGCTTCAACCTGTGTGGATGTACCATGTCTACGAGACCAGAAGGTTTCGCatgatggaggaagaagaagaagaagaatag
- the LOC104751124 gene encoding tocopherol O-methyltransferase, chloroplastic-like yields SGVTTDEEEEKKIKKIVDVGCGIGGSSRYLASKFGAESIGITLSPVQAKRANDLAAAQSLAHKVSFQVADALEQPFEDGKFDLVWSMESGEHMPDKAKFVNELVRVVAPGGRIIIVTWCHRNLSEGEKALQPWEQNLLDRICKTFYLPAWCSTDDYVHLLQSHSLQDIKCADWSENVAPFWPAVIRTALTWKGLVSLLRSGMKSIKGALTMPLMIEGYKKGVIKFGIITCRKPL; encoded by the exons TCTGGTGTTACTACTG atgaagaggaggagaaaaagataaagaaaatagtGGATGTTGGATGTGGGATCGGAGGAAGCTCAAGGTATCTTGCCTCTAAGTTTGGAGCCGAGAGCATTGGCATTACTCTCAGCCCTGTTCAGGCCAAAAGAGCCAATGATCTCGCAGCTGCTCAATCACTCGCTCATAAg gtttccTTCCAAGTTGCGGATGCGTTGGAACAGCCATTTGAAGACGGAAAATTCGATCTGGTATGGTCGATGGAGAGCGGTGAGCATATGCCTGACAAGGCTAAGTTTGTGAACGAGTTGGTACGTGTAGTGGCTCCTGGAGGAAGAATAATAATAGTGACATGGTGCCACAGAAACCTATCCGAGGGGGAGAAAGCTTTGCAGCCATGGGAGCAAAACCTCTTGGACAGAATCTGCAAGACATTCTATCTCCCGGCTTGGTGCTCCACCGATGATTACGTCCACTTGCTTCAATCCCATTCTCTCCAg GATATTAAGTGTGCAGATTGGTCAGAGAATGTAGCTCCTTTCTGGCCGGCTGTTATACGAACAGCGTTGACGTGGAAGGGCCTTGTGTCTCTGCTTCGTAGTGGAATGAAGAGTATAAAAGGAGCGTTGACAATGCCACTCATGATCGAAGGTTACAAGAAAGGTGTCATTAAGTTTGGCATCATCACTTGCAGGAAGCCCCTCTAA